In one Thermococcus sp. 2319x1 genomic region, the following are encoded:
- the ppsA gene encoding phosphoenolpyruvate synthase, with protein MAYRFIRWFEELRKEDVPLVGGKGANLGEMTNAGIPVPPGFCVTAEAYKYFVENVRVEDGRTLQEWIMDIISRTNVDDSKQLQENTAKIREKIISLEMPEEIAKEIEQAYKELSQRFGKDEVYVAVRSSATAEDLPEASFAGQQETFLDVLGADDVKDKVKRCWASLWTARATFYRAKQGFDHSKVYLSAVVQKMVNSKTSGVMFTANPVTNDRNEIMINASWGLGEAVVSGTVTPDEYIVEKGTWKIKEKFIAKKEVMIVRNPETGKGTVKVPVAEYLGPEYVEKQVLTDEQIIEVAKMGAKIEEHYGWPQDIEWAYDKDDGKLYIVQSRPITTLKEAESAVTEAAESEEAEIVLKGLGASPGIGAGRVVVIFDASEIDKVKEGDVLVTTMTNPDMVPAMKRASAIVTDEGGRTSHAAIVSRELGIPAVVGTKEATKKLKTGDYVTVDGTRGVVYKGIVKSLVEKKEEAAAAAGGQVVVAGAPLITATKVKVNVSMPEVAERAAATGADGVGLLRAEHMILSIGQHPVKFIKEGKEEELVEKLAEGIRTVAAAFYPRPVWYRTLDAPTNEFREMPGGEDEPEERNPMLGWRGIRRSLDQPELLKAEFKAIKKVVEEGYNNIGVMLPLVGHPEQIRKAKEIALEVGLVPHKDVEWGVMIEVPAAALIIEDLIKEGIDFISFGTNDLTQYTLAIDRDNDRIAYLYDETHPAVLKLIEHVIKVCKKHGVETSICGQAGSDPKMAKILVRLGIDSISANPDAVELIRKVVAQEEQKIIFEAARKKLFEEDELEF; from the coding sequence ATGGCGTACAGATTCATAAGATGGTTTGAGGAATTGAGAAAAGAAGACGTCCCCCTTGTGGGTGGAAAGGGTGCAAACCTTGGAGAAATGACAAACGCCGGGATTCCAGTTCCACCGGGGTTCTGTGTTACAGCTGAAGCGTACAAATACTTTGTTGAAAACGTTAGGGTTGAAGACGGAAGAACTCTCCAAGAGTGGATTATGGACATTATAAGCAGAACCAATGTTGATGACAGCAAGCAGCTCCAGGAGAACACCGCCAAGATTAGGGAAAAGATAATCTCACTTGAAATGCCTGAAGAGATTGCCAAGGAGATTGAGCAGGCTTATAAGGAGCTCAGCCAGAGATTTGGCAAAGATGAGGTTTATGTTGCCGTTAGGAGCTCTGCTACAGCAGAAGATCTCCCGGAGGCCTCATTCGCCGGGCAGCAGGAGACTTTCTTGGATGTTCTTGGTGCGGATGACGTTAAGGATAAGGTAAAGAGATGCTGGGCTTCACTTTGGACCGCAAGAGCTACATTCTACAGGGCAAAGCAAGGATTTGATCACTCAAAGGTTTACCTGAGTGCCGTTGTTCAAAAGATGGTTAACAGCAAGACAAGCGGTGTTATGTTTACCGCAAATCCCGTCACAAACGATAGAAATGAGATAATGATCAACGCAAGCTGGGGACTTGGTGAGGCTGTTGTCAGCGGTACCGTAACTCCAGATGAGTACATCGTTGAGAAAGGCACATGGAAGATTAAGGAGAAGTTCATTGCCAAGAAAGAGGTAATGATTGTTAGAAACCCTGAGACAGGTAAGGGAACCGTTAAGGTTCCAGTTGCCGAGTATCTCGGCCCAGAATACGTTGAAAAGCAGGTTCTCACAGATGAGCAGATAATTGAAGTTGCAAAGATGGGTGCCAAGATTGAGGAGCACTACGGATGGCCACAAGACATTGAGTGGGCTTACGATAAGGACGACGGCAAGCTCTACATCGTCCAGAGCAGGCCTATTACCACACTCAAAGAGGCCGAGAGTGCCGTTACCGAAGCCGCTGAGAGTGAGGAAGCTGAGATTGTTCTCAAGGGTCTTGGTGCTTCACCGGGTATCGGTGCCGGTAGAGTGGTTGTTATCTTTGATGCTAGCGAGATCGACAAGGTTAAGGAAGGAGACGTCCTTGTAACAACAATGACAAACCCAGATATGGTTCCTGCAATGAAGAGAGCTTCCGCTATTGTTACCGACGAAGGTGGAAGAACCAGCCACGCTGCTATCGTTTCAAGAGAACTTGGTATCCCGGCTGTTGTTGGTACCAAAGAGGCCACCAAGAAGCTTAAGACCGGCGACTACGTCACGGTTGATGGTACTAGAGGTGTCGTCTACAAGGGAATCGTAAAGAGTCTCGTCGAGAAGAAGGAGGAAGCAGCTGCAGCAGCCGGTGGTCAAGTAGTAGTTGCAGGCGCTCCACTTATCACCGCAACCAAGGTCAAGGTCAACGTTTCAATGCCAGAGGTAGCCGAGAGAGCCGCAGCGACTGGAGCTGATGGTGTTGGTTTGCTTAGAGCGGAGCACATGATCCTTAGCATTGGACAGCACCCAGTTAAGTTCATCAAAGAAGGAAAGGAAGAAGAACTCGTTGAAAAGCTTGCCGAAGGTATTAGAACTGTCGCAGCTGCCTTCTATCCAAGGCCAGTGTGGTACAGAACACTTGACGCTCCAACCAACGAGTTCAGGGAGATGCCAGGTGGAGAAGACGAGCCAGAGGAGAGAAACCCAATGCTTGGATGGAGAGGAATTAGGAGAAGCCTTGACCAGCCAGAACTGCTCAAGGCCGAGTTCAAGGCTATCAAGAAGGTCGTCGAGGAAGGTTACAACAACATCGGCGTAATGCTCCCACTTGTGGGCCACCCGGAGCAGATCAGGAAGGCTAAGGAAATTGCCCTTGAGGTTGGTCTCGTTCCACACAAGGACGTCGAATGGGGTGTTATGATAGAGGTTCCAGCAGCGGCTCTCATCATAGAAGATCTCATTAAGGAGGGCATCGACTTCATAAGCTTCGGTACAAACGACCTTACCCAGTACACCCTTGCCATCGATAGGGACAACGACAGAATAGCTTACCTCTACGATGAGACCCACCCGGCGGTGCTCAAACTCATCGAGCATGTCATTAAGGTCTGTAAGAAGCACGGAGTTGAGACCAGCATCTGTGGACAGGCCGGAAGCGATCCAAAGATGGCTAAGATACTCGTAAGGCTTGGCATCGACAGCATATCAGCCAACCCAGATGCAGTAGAGCTCATCAGAAAGGTCGTTGCTCAAGAAGAGCAGAAGATTATCTTCGAGGCAGCCAGAAAAAAGCTCTTTGAAGAGGACGAGCTCGAGTTCTGA
- a CDS encoding MATE family efflux transporter: MDGEKIQAMRQEIVEGNIEKTMLKLAYPLIINNMVQVLYNLTDTFWLGRLGTEELSAPGTAWPLVWFFMSIGMGFATAGFAFVSQYIGAKDYEKAGRAAGALYSLMMFFAIFVAIFGLLIAPLALKFMKVTPEVYPFALSYIRIIFIGIPFSFTLFAFNFLLRAVGDTKTPVKINMFTVFLNVILDPLLIFGWLGFPRLGVIGAAVATMFSNSVGSLIGGYLLFKGRVGIHLTLENLKPEWDFYARIFRVGLPSSVGFSTDAFGFVVLTRIIYIYGTVAFATYTIGNRLTNFMFAIADGISQAMGTMVGQNVGAEKYERAKKIAERAMLTNLIVLTVGTAIVVAFRAQIFGFFVKDERVLAESAKFVRYFAFSLPFFGIFSAVSNVFQSSGHTKKSMILGMVRLWVLRIPLAYSLGKFMADTTGVWLGMGLSNFLAALIGFAWFLKGSWMKRIIDEG; this comes from the coding sequence ATGGACGGAGAGAAGATTCAGGCGATGAGGCAGGAGATAGTAGAGGGCAACATAGAGAAAACAATGCTGAAGCTGGCCTATCCTTTAATAATCAACAACATGGTTCAAGTTCTTTATAACCTCACAGATACTTTCTGGCTTGGAAGATTGGGTACGGAAGAGCTCTCCGCCCCAGGGACGGCTTGGCCTCTCGTATGGTTTTTTATGAGCATTGGAATGGGCTTTGCGACTGCGGGCTTTGCCTTTGTGAGCCAGTATATTGGGGCTAAGGATTATGAGAAGGCTGGTAGAGCCGCTGGAGCGCTGTATTCCTTGATGATGTTCTTTGCCATATTTGTAGCCATTTTTGGACTTCTAATAGCACCTTTAGCCCTTAAGTTCATGAAGGTCACGCCTGAGGTTTATCCTTTTGCTTTAAGTTATATTAGGATAATTTTCATAGGCATACCCTTCTCCTTCACTTTGTTTGCATTTAACTTCCTCCTCAGGGCAGTTGGGGATACAAAAACTCCTGTGAAAATCAACATGTTCACTGTTTTCCTTAACGTTATTTTAGACCCCCTCTTGATTTTTGGCTGGTTGGGGTTTCCGAGGCTTGGAGTTATAGGGGCTGCAGTGGCAACAATGTTTTCGAACAGTGTTGGTTCTTTGATTGGAGGGTATCTGCTGTTCAAAGGTAGGGTAGGAATTCATCTTACCTTGGAGAACCTCAAGCCAGAGTGGGATTTCTATGCCAGGATTTTCAGAGTGGGACTGCCCTCGAGTGTGGGCTTTTCTACGGATGCCTTTGGCTTTGTTGTGCTTACGAGAATAATCTACATCTATGGAACCGTCGCCTTCGCTACCTATACCATAGGAAACCGTCTTACAAATTTTATGTTCGCTATAGCTGACGGAATAAGCCAAGCAATGGGGACCATGGTGGGCCAGAACGTTGGTGCCGAGAAATACGAGAGGGCAAAGAAAATAGCGGAGAGGGCCATGCTGACCAATTTAATTGTGCTAACTGTTGGAACTGCTATAGTGGTAGCTTTCAGAGCCCAGATATTCGGATTTTTCGTGAAGGATGAAAGGGTTTTAGCGGAAAGTGCTAAGTTCGTTAGGTATTTTGCCTTTTCCTTGCCGTTTTTTGGCATTTTTTCCGCTGTAAGCAACGTATTTCAGAGCTCTGGACATACCAAAAAGAGCATGATACTTGGGATGGTAAGGTTGTGGGTGCTTAGAATCCCCCTTGCATACAGCCTTGGAAAGTTTATGGCAGATACAACTGGAGTATGGCTTGGAATGGGTTTAAGTAACTTTCTGGCGGCATTAATTGGCTTTGCTTGGTTCCTTAAAGGTAGCTGGATGAAAAGGATTATAGATGAGGGTTGA
- a CDS encoding phosphate uptake regulator PhoU gives MEFRKIQFTGRSSYIISLPKKWVKENNLRQGDVVPIVVNPDGSLLILPKEPKEVSESKELIISKDISPDMAVRLLISAYIQGYDVIDVKFTEDMPLYKVKIRNTIQNLPGLEIILEEPLRIMSKSLLADEDVNLREIIERLTSILLSMIEDLMLISEFEKKEVLRDINGLEKELDRFYFLTLRAVNKILSGGNIIKDGGLIKRNFDLLGVLFIVRNIERIGDHVVRIAENFDPNLNIAYLKETLQKIMAQIVQKDLKKIDEIMIELKAHIKSIDYRKSVAMDSYRRILEYLENIGETIINMSLS, from the coding sequence ATGGAGTTCAGGAAGATACAGTTTACTGGGAGGAGCTCATACATAATTTCACTTCCAAAAAAGTGGGTTAAGGAAAATAACCTGAGGCAGGGAGACGTCGTCCCGATAGTTGTCAATCCCGATGGATCCTTGCTGATACTTCCTAAAGAACCCAAAGAAGTTAGTGAGAGTAAAGAACTCATAATCTCTAAAGATATTTCGCCGGATATGGCGGTTAGACTGCTGATTTCTGCCTACATACAGGGGTATGACGTTATTGATGTAAAATTCACAGAGGACATGCCACTCTACAAGGTAAAAATACGGAACACAATTCAAAATCTCCCTGGGTTGGAGATAATTTTGGAGGAACCCCTTAGGATTATGAGCAAAAGCCTATTGGCTGATGAGGATGTAAACCTGAGGGAAATAATAGAAAGGCTGACTTCTATCTTACTTTCGATGATAGAGGATTTAATGCTTATAAGCGAATTTGAAAAGAAAGAAGTTCTCAGAGATATCAACGGACTGGAAAAAGAACTGGATCGCTTTTATTTCCTAACGCTAAGAGCGGTAAACAAAATACTCTCTGGAGGTAACATAATAAAGGATGGAGGCCTAATCAAGAGGAATTTTGATCTTTTGGGGGTCCTCTTCATAGTACGCAATATTGAGAGAATAGGCGATCACGTGGTTAGAATAGCTGAAAACTTCGATCCGAATTTGAATATTGCATACTTAAAGGAGACACTCCAAAAAATCATGGCCCAGATAGTCCAAAAAGATCTAAAAAAGATCGATGAGATAATGATTGAGCTAAAGGCCCATATAAAGTCAATAGACTACAGAAAGTCTGTTGCTATGGACAGCTACCGTAGAATACTGGAATACCTTGAGAACATAGGGGAGACCATAATAAACATGAGCCTGAGTTAA
- a CDS encoding isoaspartyl peptidase/L-asparaginase family protein, whose product MVAIIVHGGAGTISNEDRIPKVLEGVREAVLAGWKELKRGSALDAVEEAIKVLEDNPVFNAGTGSVLTLDGKVEMDAAIMRSNLEAGAVAGIWGVKNPISVARKVMEKTDHVLLAGEGAVKFARLMGFEEYNPITEERIEQWKKLRQKLLEEGNIPHWRKISELIREYPEVLRSTVGAVAFDGQEIVAGTSTGGVFLKMFGRVGDTPIIGAGTYANEFAGASCTGLGEVAIKLSLAKTATDFVRFGLNAQKASEAAIELATKYFGKDNMGIIMVDRWGNIGFAKNTKHMSVAYVKEGMESPRVEI is encoded by the coding sequence ATGGTTGCGATTATTGTTCATGGTGGTGCCGGCACAATAAGTAACGAGGACAGGATTCCCAAAGTCCTTGAAGGGGTTAGGGAGGCTGTTTTAGCAGGTTGGAAAGAATTAAAACGAGGTTCTGCTCTGGATGCCGTTGAAGAAGCTATTAAGGTATTAGAGGACAACCCAGTATTCAACGCTGGGACGGGGAGTGTTTTAACCTTAGATGGGAAAGTGGAGATGGATGCCGCTATTATGCGTTCCAATCTTGAAGCTGGTGCAGTTGCGGGCATATGGGGAGTTAAAAACCCCATAAGCGTGGCAAGAAAGGTTATGGAAAAGACTGATCACGTTCTCCTTGCTGGAGAAGGGGCGGTTAAGTTTGCCCGTTTGATGGGATTTGAGGAGTATAACCCCATAACCGAGGAGAGAATTGAACAGTGGAAGAAGCTTAGACAAAAGCTCCTGGAAGAGGGGAACATCCCACACTGGAGAAAGATCAGCGAACTGATACGGGAATATCCCGAAGTTTTAAGGAGTACTGTTGGAGCGGTTGCCTTTGATGGGCAAGAGATAGTGGCCGGCACCTCTACAGGGGGAGTTTTCTTGAAAATGTTTGGAAGGGTCGGGGACACTCCAATAATAGGAGCCGGAACCTATGCTAATGAATTTGCCGGAGCTTCATGCACTGGGCTTGGGGAAGTAGCAATAAAGCTTTCTCTCGCAAAAACCGCTACAGACTTTGTTAGGTTTGGTTTAAATGCTCAAAAAGCCAGTGAAGCTGCAATAGAACTTGCAACGAAGTATTTTGGGAAGGACAACATGGGAATAATCATGGTTGATAGATGGGGGAACATAGGCTTTGCTAAGAATACCAAGCACATGAGTGTTGCATATGTGAAAGAGGGCATGGAAAGTCCAAGAGTGGAGATTTAG
- a CDS encoding MFS transporter produces MKRKDLWLLHFSTLFFFLGYILVAPLISPLAITFDASPFLVGFVASVSSIFAFVLKPVGGILGDKGKSFEVMMIGTVLGAVAGGFYLLSFFMRSLTIFAIGRAVHGAASAFFFPSSLSTAINLAPKGRVGETLGWRGTMFSLSQLIGPAVGGLVADYFGFHSAFILAILFSLVGFLFVLNAYREVKAKIQIKESEERKGSYKGLINLSFVGASISLFFMVFAYSGMYTFLPAYYKILGLGTGIFGIYASIMGGFSLLTRVFGGREADKRGPIPVASSGLLLITSAYVILFFHLLPPEAYLSAVILGMGFGLTVPSLQMLALANLPKNIRGMGSSVYTMFFDLGYLSGPLALGYLAEIEGYGRVFLFLPVLTFLSLLNLILIRAFGRKRP; encoded by the coding sequence ATGAAAAGAAAAGACTTATGGCTTCTTCATTTTTCTACACTTTTCTTCTTCTTAGGCTATATCCTTGTAGCACCCCTAATTTCCCCTCTTGCTATAACATTTGACGCCAGCCCATTCTTGGTTGGCTTCGTAGCTTCAGTGTCTTCAATATTCGCCTTTGTACTGAAGCCCGTGGGGGGTATCCTGGGGGACAAGGGGAAAAGTTTCGAGGTAATGATGATAGGGACGGTTCTTGGTGCTGTTGCAGGAGGATTCTACCTCCTCTCATTCTTCATGCGAAGTTTGACCATCTTTGCCATAGGGAGGGCGGTTCATGGTGCTGCATCGGCGTTTTTCTTTCCATCCTCTCTCTCAACCGCCATAAACCTGGCCCCTAAAGGAAGAGTCGGAGAGACTTTGGGGTGGAGAGGCACCATGTTTTCTCTAAGCCAGCTCATTGGTCCGGCTGTAGGAGGGCTAGTGGCAGATTACTTCGGATTTCATTCCGCCTTTATTCTTGCAATTTTGTTTTCTCTGGTGGGCTTTCTATTTGTTTTAAATGCATATAGGGAAGTTAAGGCCAAGATACAGATTAAAGAAAGCGAAGAAAGGAAGGGTTCTTACAAGGGTCTGATCAATCTATCTTTTGTTGGTGCCTCTATTTCGTTGTTCTTTATGGTCTTCGCCTATAGTGGCATGTACACATTTCTTCCAGCATACTATAAGATCCTTGGATTGGGCACTGGTATCTTTGGAATATACGCGAGTATCATGGGTGGGTTTAGCCTTCTCACGAGGGTTTTTGGTGGGAGGGAAGCGGATAAACGGGGACCGATTCCAGTGGCTTCCTCTGGATTGCTTCTAATAACATCCGCTTATGTTATCTTGTTCTTCCACCTCTTGCCTCCCGAAGCGTATCTAAGCGCTGTTATTCTGGGAATGGGATTCGGGTTGACTGTTCCCTCTCTTCAAATGCTGGCTTTGGCTAATCTTCCAAAGAATATAAGGGGGATGGGTTCGAGTGTCTATACAATGTTTTTTGATTTGGGATACCTTTCTGGACCGTTGGCCCTCGGCTATCTGGCGGAAATTGAGGGCTATGGGAGGGTATTCCTTTTCCTTCCCGTGCTAACATTTTTATCTCTACTTAACCTCATATTGATTAGAGCGTTTGGGAGGAAAAGACCATGA
- a CDS encoding radical SAM protein, whose amino-acid sequence MKIRVSYGTAVVLGLKKGKMFAKPTTAYFMTYYEGRCLNSCAFCVQARGSRADVEKLSRITWPAFELDEVVEKLKSSKFARICLQTIDYPNLREDVLKILKAFYPLGLPVSLSITPVNEEFLREFQRLGVDYVGVGIDAASERVYNQVKDSVYSWEEMWRFVDAVIDVFGEGRAFVHLIFGLGESEEEFLRAVQRAYDSKAKVSIFAFTPVKGTILENKTPPDPNRYRLMQIGVYLIENNIARVEQFRFESGRLVDFGLSKEEILKVLDESAFMTHGCPGCNRPYYNEKPSKEPYNFPVRPEKNQFERLLNRLFHE is encoded by the coding sequence ATGAAAATAAGGGTTTCATACGGAACTGCAGTTGTCTTGGGACTTAAGAAGGGAAAAATGTTTGCAAAGCCCACGACGGCGTATTTTATGACCTATTACGAGGGGAGATGCCTGAACAGTTGTGCCTTTTGTGTTCAGGCTAGAGGGAGCAGGGCAGATGTAGAAAAGCTTTCGAGAATAACTTGGCCTGCATTTGAGTTGGATGAAGTTGTGGAAAAATTAAAAAGTTCAAAATTTGCGAGAATATGTCTGCAGACTATAGATTATCCGAATTTAAGGGAAGACGTCTTGAAGATTCTAAAAGCTTTTTACCCATTGGGTCTTCCAGTTTCTCTCTCGATAACTCCCGTAAATGAAGAATTTCTCAGAGAATTTCAAAGGTTAGGGGTGGACTACGTTGGTGTTGGAATCGATGCAGCAAGCGAAAGGGTGTATAACCAAGTAAAGGATTCTGTGTATTCTTGGGAGGAAATGTGGAGGTTTGTTGATGCAGTTATTGATGTTTTTGGGGAAGGAAGAGCATTTGTCCACCTAATCTTTGGATTGGGCGAGAGCGAAGAGGAGTTTTTACGAGCAGTTCAAAGGGCATATGACTCAAAAGCTAAGGTTTCAATTTTTGCATTTACTCCAGTTAAAGGGACTATATTAGAAAACAAGACCCCTCCAGACCCAAATAGGTACAGATTGATGCAGATTGGGGTTTATTTAATTGAAAACAACATCGCAAGGGTTGAACAGTTTAGGTTTGAGAGCGGAAGACTTGTGGATTTCGGTCTTTCCAAAGAGGAGATTTTGAAGGTTCTTGACGAGAGCGCATTCATGACTCATGGCTGTCCCGGATGTAATAGGCCCTATTACAACGAGAAGCCCAGCAAAGAGCCCTATAACTTTCCGGTAAGGCCTGAAAAGAACCAGTTTGAAAGATTGTTGAATAGGTTATTCCATGAGTGA